Proteins co-encoded in one secondary endosymbiont of Trabutina mannipara genomic window:
- the grpE gene encoding nucleotide exchange factor GrpE — MSDKEQNTPLNEPTSKESKISEKIKNKEKNLEDQEQYQDTEVDFNKSLDLKEKRILELETELVQLQQKERDNVLRAKAEIENLRRRSEQDIEKTHKFALERFTSELLPVIDNLERALDMSDKKNSMLASTIEGIELTLKSLLDVVNKFGLNVVGDSQVPFNPEIHQAMTLIESDEHEPNQVIMVMQKGYTLNGRLIRPAMVTVSKAKN; from the coding sequence ATGAGTGATAAAGAACAAAATACCCCCCTTAATGAGCCAACATCAAAAGAAAGTAAAATAAGTGAAAAAATAAAAAATAAAGAAAAAAATTTAGAAGATCAAGAACAATATCAAGATACTGAAGTTGATTTCAATAAATCTTTAGATCTAAAAGAAAAACGTATTTTAGAATTAGAGACAGAATTAGTCCAATTGCAACAAAAAGAACGTGATAATGTACTGCGTGCTAAAGCAGAGATTGAAAATCTACGCCGACGTAGTGAGCAGGATATTGAGAAAACGCACAAATTTGCACTGGAACGTTTTACTAGTGAACTATTGCCTGTTATCGATAATTTAGAACGCGCACTAGATATGTCAGATAAAAAAAATAGTATGCTAGCATCTACTATTGAAGGAATTGAACTAACACTTAAATCTTTATTAGATGTTGTAAATAAATTTGGACTGAATGTTGTAGGAGATTCTCAAGTACCATTTAATCCTGAGATACATCAAGCTATGACTTTAATTGAATCTGATGAGCATGAACCTAATCAAGTTATTATGGTTATGCAAAAAGGATATACTCTTAACGGACGGCTTATTCGTCCAGCAATGGTAACGGTATCAAAAGCAAAAAACTAA
- the dsbB gene encoding disulfide bond formation protein DsbB — MIKVLYYFSQNRIIWFLLALTTLTLESVALYMQHIMLLKPCVWCIYQRCTLYGLLIASLVGIIAPKTPLRFVGLAIWIYSALQGLLLAINYLNTSSFIICDNFSNLPILLPLYKWLPLVFNTNNSYCTISKLRFFSIEMPQLMIIIFIFYLIIAVIILVAQILPLYKDKLK, encoded by the coding sequence ATGATAAAAGTATTATATTACTTTTCCCAAAATAGGATAATATGGTTTTTATTAGCACTAACTACCTTAACATTAGAAAGTGTTGCACTTTACATGCAGCATATAATGCTATTAAAACCATGTGTATGGTGTATCTATCAACGTTGTACTTTATATGGATTATTAATAGCAAGTTTGGTGGGTATTATTGCTCCTAAAACTCCACTACGTTTCGTGGGATTAGCAATTTGGATATATAGTGCTTTACAGGGTTTGTTACTAGCAATAAATTATCTTAATACTTCTTCGTTTATTATTTGTGATAATTTTTCAAATTTGCCTATTTTGCTACCATTATATAAGTGGTTACCATTAGTATTTAACACTAATAATAGCTATTGCACTATTAGCAAATTGCGTTTTTTTTCAATTGAAATGCCGCAATTGATGATTATTATATTTATTTTTTATTTAATAATAGCAGTAATTATTTTGGTTGCACAAATATTACCCTTGTATAAGGATAAACTAAAGTAA
- the dksA gene encoding RNA polymerase-binding protein DksA, whose protein sequence is MPQNESRKKSSLSILTNAGVEAYQQKPGEKYMNEAQILHFKRILEAWRNQLKKEIGRISYMQDDSVNFPDPVDRAVQEEEFSFELRNRDREHKLIKKIEKTLKKVENKNFGFCDYCGVEIGIRRLEARPTANLCIDCKNIDEIRKKQIVV, encoded by the coding sequence ATGCCCCAAAATGAAAGTCGTAAAAAATCTTCCTTAAGCATTCTTACCAACGCTGGAGTTGAAGCATATCAGCAAAAACCTGGTGAAAAATATATGAATGAAGCACAAATTCTTCATTTTAAGCGTATTCTTGAGGCTTGGCGTAATCAACTTAAAAAGGAAATAGGGCGTATTTCATATATGCAGGATGATAGTGTTAATTTTCCTGATCCAGTAGATCGTGCTGTACAAGAAGAAGAATTTAGTTTTGAACTACGTAATCGTGATCGAGAACATAAACTTATTAAAAAAATTGAAAAAACACTTAAAAAAGTAGAAAATAAAAATTTTGGTTTCTGTGATTACTGTGGAGTAGAAATTGGTATTCGACGTTTAGAGGCGCGTCCAACTGCTAATTTATGTATTGATTGCAAAAATATTGATGAAATTCGTAAAAAACAAATAGTTGTATAA
- a CDS encoding multifunctional CCA addition/repair protein, translating into MKKYLVGGAVRNRILNIPVKERDWVVVGATPQEMLAQGYKQVGKDFPVFLHPKSREEYALARTERKLDQGLHTSFICYSSPEVTLEDDLRRRDLTINAIACDDAGNLIDPYKGYRDICQRYLRHVSDAFIEDPLRVLRVTRFAASLAHLNFRIAPETLLLMQHMTDKLLLLTPERVWKETKIALLTRNPQVYFKTLRECGALKALFPEIDALFGIPSVAKWHQEIDTGIHTLLTVSMAAKLSDDIAVRFAMLCHDIGKAITPRKIWPNHHGHGFIGSKLVENLCQRLKVPKSIRNLAKLITQYHDLLHNAYITPKIIIKIFNNINIWHKSERLEQMILASEANVRGHTVFENYASHQGEFLREAFKIASSITAHDIINAGFIGTQIGNELNRQRRLALVKWKKEKNN; encoded by the coding sequence GTGAAAAAATATCTAGTTGGTGGTGCTGTACGTAACCGAATATTAAATATTCCAGTTAAAGAAAGAGACTGGGTTGTAGTTGGAGCTACCCCACAAGAAATGTTAGCACAAGGTTATAAACAAGTAGGTAAAGACTTTCCAGTTTTTTTGCATCCTAAAAGCCGCGAAGAATATGCATTAGCTCGCACAGAACGAAAATTAGATCAGGGGCTACATACAAGTTTCATATGTTATTCTTCTCCCGAAGTTACATTAGAGGATGATTTACGTCGTCGTGATCTTACTATTAACGCTATTGCTTGCGACGATGCGGGTAATCTCATTGATCCTTATAAAGGATATCGTGATATCTGTCAGCGATATCTTCGTCATGTTTCTGATGCTTTTATTGAAGATCCTTTAAGAGTATTACGTGTTACTCGTTTTGCTGCAAGTTTAGCACATTTAAATTTCCGTATTGCTCCAGAAACGCTGCTACTTATGCAGCACATGACTGATAAACTACTATTATTAACTCCTGAGAGAGTTTGGAAAGAGACAAAAATAGCTCTTTTAACTCGTAATCCTCAAGTTTATTTTAAAACTTTGCGTGAATGTGGGGCATTAAAAGCGTTATTTCCAGAAATAGATGCTTTATTTGGAATCCCATCAGTAGCAAAATGGCACCAAGAAATAGATACAGGTATTCATACTCTACTTACTGTTTCAATGGCAGCCAAACTATCAGATGATATAGCAGTACGTTTTGCCATGCTTTGTCACGATATTGGAAAAGCGATTACTCCGCGCAAAATATGGCCTAACCACCATGGACATGGTTTTATAGGTAGTAAGTTAGTAGAAAACTTGTGTCAACGTTTAAAAGTACCTAAATCAATACGTAATTTAGCAAAATTAATAACACAATACCATGATTTACTACATAATGCATATATTACACCAAAAATAATAATAAAAATATTTAACAATATTAATATTTGGCACAAATCAGAACGTTTGGAACAGATGATTCTTGCTAGTGAAGCAAATGTTCGTGGTCATACTGTATTTGAAAATTATGCTTCTCATCAAGGAGAATTTTTGCGTGAAGCTTTCAAGATAGCATCTTCGATAACTGCACACGATATAATTAATGCAGGATTTATTGGTACGCAAATTGGTAATGAGCTTAATAGACAACGTAGGTTAGCACTAGTCAAATGGAAAAAAGAAAAAAATAACTAA
- the tsaB gene encoding tRNA (adenosine(37)-N6)-threonylcarbamoyltransferase complex dimerization subunit type 1 TsaB — protein sequence MPTRILAIDTATEACSAAIMLDNDILLKKFTIAPKEHTQLILPMVDSLLSEAGITLSNLDALAFSCGPGNFTGVRISIGIAQGLALGADLPLIGISTLAILAEGAWRNTGANQVLTAINAHMQKVYWAPYQRQGPGIWIGEEHEVIVETRALDTIIADFIGCWAIAGTGWQNNSAFVNYEHLQLINGKILLPNAQDILPLALHKYYHGNMKPIGLVKQNYLHNEVLWKNFQKNRKVK from the coding sequence ATGCCTACTAGAATTTTAGCTATCGATACTGCTACTGAAGCATGTTCAGCAGCTATAATGCTTGATAATGATATTTTATTAAAAAAATTTACCATCGCACCTAAAGAACATACGCAACTTATTTTACCTATGGTAGATAGTTTATTATCAGAAGCTGGTATTACATTAAGTAATCTTGATGCTCTAGCATTTAGCTGTGGACCAGGTAATTTTACTGGTGTACGTATTAGTATCGGTATTGCGCAAGGATTAGCTTTAGGAGCTGATCTGCCGCTTATTGGAATTTCTACATTAGCAATTCTTGCTGAAGGAGCGTGGCGTAATACAGGAGCTAATCAGGTATTAACAGCTATAAATGCGCATATGCAAAAAGTATATTGGGCCCCTTATCAGCGTCAAGGACCAGGTATTTGGATTGGAGAAGAACACGAAGTAATAGTAGAAACTAGAGCATTAGATACTATAATTGCTGATTTTATCGGATGTTGGGCTATTGCAGGTACAGGATGGCAGAATAATTCTGCATTTGTTAATTATGAACATTTACAACTTATAAATGGGAAAATATTATTACCTAACGCACAGGATATCTTACCGTTAGCACTTCATAAGTATTATCATGGTAATATGAAACCAATAGGATTAGTTAAGCAAAATTATCTGCATAACGAAGTATTATGGAAAAATTTTCAAAAAAATAGAAAAGTAAAATAA
- the dnaG gene encoding DNA primase: MSLKIPRVFINNLLARTDIVNLINTRIKLKKKSKNFYACCPFHYDKIPSFVVNSEKQFYHCFGCGAHGNAIDFLVNYERIDFIETIEELAAYQGIEVPYEKKFSNKNELSYRQNLYKLMNKISCFYQHNLKKQTTEKAYYYLQQRGLSEKIITNFSIGFAPSGWDNIIHRFGSSKEDRALLNKAGMIINNNSQSYDRFRERIIFPIHDTRSRIIGFGGRMLDDRQPKYINSPETEIFHKGHQLYGLYEAKQQHLELEKLLVVEGYMDVIILAEFNINYAVALLGTSITIEHIKLLYRTTDFVVCCYDGDLAGRKAAWSTLEKALPYLNDGRQLRFMFLKEGEDPDKLIRKIGKEAFEQKIKKSYPMSTFFFETLMQQVDLSSPDGRTKLSKLALPLIEKIPGDTLRLYLRQQLGIKIGILDDNKLNKLLQNTTIKLNIKSPYQCIKITTMRSLIGLLVQYPRLSNLVPTVQGLEQVSQPGVSLFVELVKTCKLYPEITTGQLLEYYRDNKYHHQLETLAIWNHLIKDQLIEQMFIDILINFYDSILEKRQEKLIAIDRIQGLTGDERRELWLLNKTLAKTF, translated from the coding sequence ATGTCTTTAAAAATTCCACGTGTATTTATTAATAATTTATTGGCACGTACTGATATTGTTAATTTAATAAATACACGTATAAAATTAAAAAAGAAAAGCAAAAATTTTTATGCTTGCTGTCCGTTTCATTATGATAAAATTCCTTCTTTTGTTGTAAATAGTGAAAAGCAGTTTTACCATTGTTTTGGTTGTGGAGCACATGGTAATGCTATTGATTTTTTAGTAAATTACGAACGTATAGATTTTATCGAAACTATTGAAGAACTTGCAGCTTATCAAGGTATAGAAGTACCATATGAAAAAAAATTTTCAAATAAAAATGAACTAAGTTATCGACAAAATTTATATAAATTAATGAATAAAATAAGTTGTTTCTACCAACATAATCTAAAAAAACAAACAACAGAAAAAGCTTATTATTATTTACAACAGCGCGGATTAAGCGAAAAAATTATTACTAATTTTAGTATAGGATTTGCACCATCTGGTTGGGATAATATTATTCATCGCTTTGGTTCTTCGAAGGAAGATCGAGCCTTATTAAATAAGGCTGGTATGATAATAAACAATAATAGCCAATCTTATGATCGTTTTCGAGAACGAATTATATTTCCAATTCACGATACACGTAGTCGTATTATCGGTTTCGGGGGACGTATGTTAGACGATAGACAGCCCAAATATATAAATTCTCCAGAAACAGAAATTTTTCATAAGGGACATCAGCTATACGGTCTGTATGAAGCTAAACAGCAGCATCTAGAATTAGAAAAACTACTAGTAGTAGAAGGATATATGGATGTTATAATTTTAGCAGAGTTCAATATAAACTATGCAGTAGCCCTACTAGGAACTTCAATTACTATTGAACATATTAAGTTACTATATCGTACTACTGATTTTGTAGTTTGTTGCTATGATGGTGATTTAGCTGGACGTAAAGCTGCTTGGAGTACACTAGAAAAAGCTCTTCCATATTTAAATGACGGTCGTCAGCTACGCTTTATGTTTTTAAAAGAAGGTGAAGATCCTGATAAACTAATACGAAAAATTGGGAAAGAAGCTTTTGAACAAAAAATTAAAAAATCATATCCAATGTCTACATTTTTCTTTGAAACATTGATGCAACAGGTAGATTTAAGTAGTCCTGATGGTAGAACTAAACTAAGTAAGTTAGCATTACCGCTAATAGAAAAGATACCTGGAGATACATTACGTCTTTATTTACGTCAGCAGTTAGGTATTAAAATTGGTATTTTAGACGACAACAAATTAAATAAACTATTACAAAATACAACAATAAAATTAAATATAAAGTCTCCGTATCAGTGTATAAAAATAACAACTATGCGTAGTTTGATAGGATTATTAGTACAATATCCACGTTTGTCTAATTTAGTACCAACAGTACAAGGTTTAGAACAAGTAAGTCAACCTGGAGTATCGTTATTTGTTGAATTAGTTAAAACATGCAAATTATATCCTGAAATAACTACAGGACAATTATTAGAGTATTATAGAGATAATAAATACCACCATCAGCTTGAAACTTTAGCAATATGGAACCATCTAATAAAAGATCAATTGATAGAGCAAATGTTTATTGATATTTTAATTAATTTTTACGATTCTATACTTGAAAAACGTCAAGAAAAACTTATTGCAATCGATCGTATTCAAGGATTGACAGGTGATGAAAGAAGAGAACTTTGGTTGCTAAATAAAACACTAGCTAAAACATTTTAA
- the pcnB gene encoding polynucleotide adenylyltransferase PcnB yields the protein MEKTQKKKSSLNIIPRAKHSISRKYISKNALKVLYRLNKAGYEAYLVGGSVRDILLDKKPKDFDITTNATPEQMRKLFRNCRLVGRRFRLARVIFRSEVIEVATFRGSNLIFKSNKKLDNYIIGHNGMILRDNIFGSIEEDAQRRDFSINSLYYNIADFSVRDYTGGIKDLHKGTIRLIGDPEISYREDPLRILRAIRFAAKLDMTISYETAEPICQLAILLHNIAPARLFEETIKLLHGGYGEATYYLLRKYNLFQLLFPLVSSNLTEHGDSYVELMIIRALYNIDQQLRKNIRVNPAFLFAAILWYPLLENTKKLIYERNISYIDAFSLAIHNIFDKKFQILAIPKRLTLLIREIWQLQLSMKQCYNKLIINHKFYAAYYFLNLRAKIEKNTELHKISKWWKNYIALQQDQKNNYNIYI from the coding sequence ATGGAAAAAACACAAAAAAAGAAATCTTCTTTAAATATTATTCCACGTGCTAAACACTCTATTTCTCGTAAATATATTAGTAAAAATGCTTTAAAAGTACTTTATCGTCTAAATAAAGCAGGATATGAAGCTTATTTAGTTGGCGGCAGCGTTCGCGATATATTATTGGATAAAAAACCCAAAGATTTTGATATAACAACAAATGCAACACCAGAGCAAATGCGCAAACTATTTCGTAATTGTAGATTAGTTGGCAGACGTTTTAGACTAGCTCGCGTTATTTTTAGATCAGAAGTTATTGAAGTTGCAACATTCAGAGGTAGTAATCTGATATTTAAGTCTAATAAAAAATTAGATAACTATATTATTGGTCATAATGGTATGATACTACGCGATAATATATTTGGCTCGATTGAAGAAGACGCACAGCGACGAGATTTTTCAATTAATAGTCTATATTATAATATAGCTGATTTTTCAGTACGTGATTATACAGGAGGAATAAAAGATTTACATAAAGGTACTATTCGTTTGATAGGTGATCCAGAAATTAGTTATAGAGAAGATCCTCTAAGAATTCTACGTGCTATACGTTTTGCTGCCAAATTAGATATGACTATTAGCTATGAAACTGCAGAACCTATTTGCCAATTAGCAATTTTATTGCATAACATTGCTCCAGCACGTTTGTTTGAAGAAACTATTAAACTTCTACATGGAGGATATGGTGAAGCTACCTATTATTTATTACGAAAATATAATTTATTTCAGCTACTTTTTCCGTTAGTAAGTAGTAATTTAACTGAACATGGCGATAGTTATGTTGAATTAATGATAATTCGCGCATTATATAATATTGATCAGCAATTGCGCAAAAATATAAGAGTTAATCCAGCTTTTTTATTTGCAGCTATACTATGGTATCCTTTATTAGAAAATACAAAAAAATTAATTTATGAAAGAAATATATCTTATATTGATGCTTTTTCGCTAGCAATACACAATATTTTTGATAAAAAGTTTCAAATTTTAGCAATTCCAAAAAGATTAACTCTCTTAATAAGAGAAATATGGCAACTTCAATTGAGCATGAAACAATGTTATAATAAGCTAATAATCAATCATAAGTTTTATGCTGCTTATTATTTTTTAAATTTACGCGCTAAAATAGAAAAAAATACTGAATTACACAAAATCAGCAAATGGTGGAAAAATTATATTGCATTGCAACAAGATCAAAAAAATAATTACAATATTTATATATAA
- the xthA gene encoding exodeoxyribonuclease III, with amino-acid sequence MIFVSFNINGLRARIHQLKEIITRLHPDVIGLQETKVHDNMFPVNEILSYGYNVYYHGQKSHYGVALLSRKKPLEIRRGFCTDNNQSQKRIIMADFITKKGLLTVINGYFPHGENRNHPIKFPAKEFFFQNLQKYVEKNHNSGKSLLIIMGDMNVCFTDLDIGIEEKNSNRWLSIGKCSFLYEERIWVKRLLDWGMIDTYRKMNPTNNDYYSWFDYRSRCFNNNLGLRIDFLLASLPLSTMIKNTGIDYNIRAMNNPSDHAPVWTDFNL; translated from the coding sequence ATGATATTTGTTTCTTTTAATATAAATGGGTTACGTGCTAGAATACATCAGCTTAAAGAAATTATAACTAGATTACATCCTGATGTAATTGGTTTACAGGAAACAAAAGTTCATGACAATATGTTTCCTGTAAATGAGATATTAAGTTATGGTTATAATGTTTACTATCACGGACAAAAAAGTCACTATGGAGTAGCATTACTTAGTCGTAAAAAACCTTTAGAAATTCGTCGTGGATTTTGTACTGATAATAATCAATCTCAAAAAAGGATTATTATGGCTGATTTTATTACAAAAAAAGGATTATTGACGGTTATCAATGGATATTTTCCACATGGAGAAAATCGTAATCATCCAATAAAATTTCCAGCAAAAGAGTTTTTTTTCCAAAATTTACAGAAATATGTAGAAAAAAACCACAATAGTGGAAAATCTTTACTTATTATTATGGGAGATATGAATGTTTGTTTTACAGATCTAGATATTGGTATTGAAGAAAAAAATAGTAATAGATGGCTTAGTATAGGAAAATGTTCTTTTCTTTATGAAGAAAGAATTTGGGTAAAACGTTTACTTGATTGGGGAATGATAGATACTTATCGTAAAATGAATCCTACTAATAATGATTATTACTCATGGTTTGACTATCGTTCACGATGTTTTAATAACAATTTAGGACTTCGTATTGATTTTTTATTAGCTTCATTACCATTATCAACAATGATTAAAAATACAGGAATAGATTACAATATTCGTGCAATGAATAATCCTTCAGATCATGCACCTGTATGGACAGATTTTAATCTCTAA
- the rpsU gene encoding 30S ribosomal protein S21, which yields MPIIKVRENEPFDVALRRFKRSCEKSGIFAEVRRREFYEKPTTKRKRAKIFAIKRHLKKIARENVYRNRLY from the coding sequence ATGCCAATAATTAAAGTTCGTGAAAATGAACCATTCGACGTAGCATTGCGTCGCTTTAAACGTTCTTGTGAAAAATCAGGAATTTTTGCCGAAGTTCGTCGTCGTGAGTTTTATGAAAAACCCACAACAAAGCGCAAACGTGCTAAAATATTTGCTATTAAACGTCATCTAAAAAAAATAGCTCGTGAGAATGTATATCGTAATCGTTTATATTAA
- the tsaD gene encoding tRNA (adenosine(37)-N6)-threonylcarbamoyltransferase complex transferase subunit TsaD, producing the protein MRILGIETSCDETGVAIYDKRQGLLANKLYSQVKLHANYGGVVPEIASRDHIRKTVPLIQAALEQADIQASDINGVAYTAGPGLVGSLMVGATIGRALAYAWKIPAIAVNHMEGHLLTPMLEINQPKLPFLALLVSGSKTQLIAVSNIGKYQILGKSLDDAAGEAFDKTAKLLGLDYPGGSMLANLAQKGVPGRYIFPRPMTDRPGLEFSFSGIKTFAAKTILKSKNDYQTRSDIARAFEDAIVETLMIKCRRALDRTGLQRLVIAGGVSANKSLRYSLTKMMQQQGGKIFFARPELCTDNGAMIAYTGMIRFKDNVQSDLSISVRPRWPLEELPMLDMQHLK; encoded by the coding sequence ATGCGTATATTAGGTATTGAGACCTCATGTGACGAAACTGGTGTAGCTATTTACGATAAAAGACAAGGATTATTAGCTAATAAATTATATAGCCAGGTTAAACTACATGCTAATTATGGCGGTGTTGTACCAGAAATAGCATCTCGAGATCATATTAGAAAAACAGTACCATTAATTCAAGCAGCGTTGGAACAAGCTGATATACAGGCATCTGATATTAACGGTGTCGCCTATACTGCAGGTCCTGGATTAGTAGGTTCCTTAATGGTTGGGGCCACCATTGGTCGTGCACTAGCCTATGCTTGGAAGATACCAGCTATTGCTGTTAACCATATGGAGGGACATTTACTAACTCCTATGCTAGAGATAAATCAACCAAAATTGCCTTTTTTGGCATTACTAGTGTCTGGTAGTAAGACACAACTGATTGCTGTAAGTAATATTGGAAAATATCAAATTCTAGGAAAATCTCTTGATGATGCTGCAGGTGAAGCTTTCGATAAAACAGCTAAACTTTTAGGACTAGATTATCCTGGTGGATCGATGTTAGCAAATTTAGCACAGAAAGGAGTACCTGGTAGGTATATTTTTCCGCGCCCAATGACTGATAGGCCTGGACTTGAATTTAGTTTTTCTGGTATAAAAACTTTTGCTGCAAAAACAATTCTTAAAAGTAAGAATGACTATCAGACACGTTCAGATATTGCACGTGCATTTGAAGATGCAATAGTGGAAACATTAATGATAAAATGCCGTCGTGCTCTTGATAGAACTGGTTTACAGCGTTTAGTAATAGCTGGTGGCGTTAGTGCTAATAAGTCATTACGTTATAGTCTAACTAAAATGATGCAACAACAAGGAGGAAAAATATTCTTCGCTCGTCCTGAATTATGCACAGATAACGGAGCAATGATTGCTTATACAGGTATGATACGATTTAAGGATAATGTTCAATCAGATCTATCAATATCAGTTCGGCCTCGCTGGCCATTAGAAGAATTACCGATGTTGGACATGCAACATCTTAAATAA
- the rpoD gene encoding RNA polymerase sigma factor RpoD yields the protein MEQNSKSQLKLLVKRGKKQGYLTFSEVNDHLQDEVVDPDHIEDIIQMINNMGIQVMEDTPEVDDMLLVDSDNDEDTVEAATQVLSSVESGRTNDPVRMYMREMGTVELLTREGEIDIAKRIEDGINQVQCSVAEYPENIIYLLKQYTLIESGDARLSELITGFIDPNVEDSIFPNAIHVGSKLTTNEIEDVEEDHVDSPYLDSSIDPELAKQKFMRLREQYEITSNVIKQHGRNHEKSTLAIINLSDVFKQFRLVPKQFNYLINNMRTMMDRVRTQERIIMKLCVEISKMPKNNFITLFSGNETNSSWFKTAIDMNKPWSKKLHEFDSDIHCSLHKLRQIEEETGLTINQVKDINRRMSIGEAKARRAKKEMVEANLRLVISIAKKYTNRGLQFLDLIQEGNIGLMKAVDKFEYRRGYKFSTYATWWIRQAITRSIADQARTIRIPVHMIETINKLNRISRQMLQEIGREPNPEELAEYMLIPEDKIRKIMKIAKDPISMETPIGEDEDAHLGDFIEDTTLELPLDSATSESLRVATHASLAGLTAREAKVLRMRFGIDMHTDHTLEEVGKQFDVTRERIRQIEAKALRKLRHPSRSDVLRSFLED from the coding sequence ATGGAGCAAAATTCGAAGTCACAGCTCAAGCTACTTGTAAAACGTGGTAAAAAGCAAGGTTATTTGACTTTTTCCGAAGTAAACGACCATCTTCAGGATGAAGTTGTAGATCCTGATCATATAGAAGACATTATTCAGATGATAAATAATATGGGCATACAAGTGATGGAAGATACACCTGAAGTTGATGATATGTTGCTGGTAGATTCTGATAATGATGAAGATACGGTAGAAGCAGCAACACAAGTTTTATCTAGCGTTGAATCTGGACGTACTAACGATCCAGTACGGATGTATATGCGTGAAATGGGTACAGTGGAACTCTTAACTAGAGAAGGTGAAATTGATATTGCTAAACGTATAGAAGATGGTATAAATCAAGTTCAATGTTCAGTTGCTGAATATCCTGAAAACATAATTTATTTATTAAAACAGTATACTCTGATTGAATCAGGAGATGCTCGTTTATCTGAGCTTATAACTGGATTTATTGATCCTAATGTGGAAGATTCTATTTTTCCCAATGCAATTCATGTTGGTTCTAAATTAACTACCAACGAAATTGAAGATGTTGAAGAAGATCATGTTGATAGCCCCTATTTAGATAGTAGCATCGATCCTGAACTGGCAAAACAAAAATTTATGAGACTACGTGAGCAGTACGAAATAACTAGTAATGTTATAAAACAACATGGACGTAATCATGAAAAATCAACTTTAGCAATTATAAATCTTTCTGATGTATTTAAACAATTTCGTTTAGTACCAAAGCAATTTAATTATCTAATAAACAATATGCGTACGATGATGGATCGTGTGCGCACTCAAGAACGTATTATTATGAAGCTTTGCGTTGAAATTAGCAAAATGCCGAAAAATAATTTTATTACTCTATTTTCTGGTAATGAAACTAATTCAAGTTGGTTTAAAACTGCAATAGATATGAATAAACCATGGTCAAAAAAATTGCATGAATTTGATAGTGATATACATTGCAGTTTACATAAATTACGACAAATTGAAGAAGAAACTGGTCTAACCATCAATCAAGTAAAAGATATTAACCGTCGTATGTCTATTGGTGAAGCTAAAGCACGACGTGCTAAAAAAGAAATGGTAGAAGCAAATTTACGTTTAGTTATCTCTATAGCTAAAAAATATACTAATCGTGGATTACAATTTCTAGATTTAATTCAGGAAGGAAACATAGGTTTAATGAAAGCGGTAGATAAATTTGAATATCGCCGCGGTTATAAGTTTTCAACCTATGCAACTTGGTGGATTCGTCAGGCTATTACTCGTTCCATTGCTGATCAGGCACGCACTATCCGTATTCCAGTACATATGATTGAAACTATAAATAAGCTAAATCGTATATCTAGACAAATGTTGCAAGAAATAGGACGCGAACCAAATCCAGAAGAACTGGCTGAATATATGCTTATACCTGAAGATAAGATCCGTAAAATAATGAAAATTGCTAAAGATCCCATTTCTATGGAGACTCCTATTGGAGAAGACGAAGATGCACATCTAGGAGATTTTATTGAAGATACAACACTAGAACTACCATTAGATTCTGCTACTTCTGAAAGTTTACGTGTAGCCACTCATGCTAGTCTTGCAGGACTTACTGCACGTGAAGCTAAGGTTTTGCGTATGAGATTTGGTATAGATATGCATACAGATCATACTTTAGAAGAAGTTGGAAAGCAATTTGATGTTACTCGTGAACGTATTCGTCAAATTGAAGCGAAAGCACTACGTAAATTACGTCATCCTAGTAGATCTGATGTTTTACGAAGTTTTTTAGAGGATTAA